The Lycium ferocissimum isolate CSIRO_LF1 chromosome 1, AGI_CSIRO_Lferr_CH_V1, whole genome shotgun sequence genome includes a region encoding these proteins:
- the LOC132057726 gene encoding uncharacterized mitochondrial protein AtMg00810-like → MKDLGELKYFLGIEFSRSKKGIHLCQRKYALELVSELGLTDSKPSGTPLEFNHKITSVEYDTAIQPEVAENDTLLSDTGGYQRVVGRLLYLTMTRLDLAFVVQILNQHMHAPKASHMEAAKRVVRYVKGTAGLGLFMPSSGNAKLTAYYDSDWGSCVETKIYVTGYAVKFGDALIS, encoded by the coding sequence ATGAAGGACCTAGGTGAATTGAAATACTTTCTTGGTATTGAATTCTCCAGGTCTAAAAAAGGAATTCATCTGTGTCAAAGGAAGTATGCACTTGAGTTAGTCTCGGAGTTGGGATTGACTGATAGCAAACCATCTGGTACACCACTTGAGTTTAATCACAAGATCACATCAGTGGAATATGATACTGCAATTCAACCTGAAGTTGCTGAAAATGACACCTTATTATCAGACACAGGTGGTTACCAAAGAGTTGTAGGAAGACTACTCTACTTGACCATGACAAGACTTGATCTTGCATTTGTGGTTCaaatactaaatcaacatatgCATGCACCCAAGGCTTCTCACATGGAAGCTGCTAAGAGAGTAGTCAGATATGTCAAAGGAACTGCTGGCCTTGGATTGTTTATGCCTTCATCTGGTAATGCAAAGTTGACTGCATATTATGACTCTGATTGGGGTTCATGTGTTGAGACCAAAATATATGTGACAGGGTATGCTGTGAAGTTTGGAGATGCACTCATATCATAG